One Sodalinema gerasimenkoae IPPAS B-353 DNA segment encodes these proteins:
- a CDS encoding CHASE2 domain-containing protein: MMGVSRWLKRFQREVIVAVVSGAVGLASAWGALELLEWVAMDTLFILRPSELSDGRILLVTVEETDIRALGGWPLSDAILADVLETLAAESPRVIGLDLYRDLPQNPGHDRLEALMRELPNLIGVEKGLGGGRVAPPPSLAERDRVALADVPQDRDGTIRRMIVSAPVDEEIKLGFATQVSLFYLEQLGIILESTNPQQHHYQLGRAQFFPLTGVEGGYSARDLGGYQVFLNYRHPVHEFDQVSVSELLEGGVAPELIRDRAVLIGSNAESINDFFQTPYSQALYQSRLDSPVTSNSPIPNYQMSGVEIHAHGVSQILSSALEGRPLIRFWHQTGEWVWILVWTMAGTYGTWMGLVRQPFKERSAWLYPVMLMISGSLALGAIAYISLLGGWLIPTVSPLVALVLSTALSSNAYQQQQLRRFTQRLQEYSTDLEEQVRQRTQELETARQAADSANLAKSEFLANMSHELRTPLNGILGYAQILQQAKDLNSHRRGVGVIYQCGTYLLELINDILDLSKIEARKLELNPKPIPLKPFLMQAAQMFKPAAEKKGIAFYSDLDPQLPKLVIADDKRLRQILVNLMSNAVKFTEKGSVSLQVQVLDSPNPDSDVTPNVRLKFSVTDTGIGMTAEDLKTVLLPFEQVKEAQKLAEGTGLGLAICCQLIRLMGSRLNVESQPGQGSCFQFELTLPTLDAASTPILSRDYSKITAVSGVAPCLLLVDPSADSRSILAALLTPLGFTILEAATAQEIVEHLQRANLDFGCAQPRGEGGQATPDAIILELELGDSDGVAVIESLREPQLDCQLPIIAVSSHVFSDARQRSLDAGATAFLTKPFHRNDVLLVLERHLQLRWVLQEEADPHSSDQVQQVEETCPPDLIPESILEELLHLARKGNLKDLKRRAEELQNEQPHLSPFADHLKHLASQYQERALCEFLIDYQAQQ; this comes from the coding sequence ATGATGGGTGTTTCCCGTTGGCTTAAACGCTTTCAGCGAGAAGTAATTGTGGCTGTCGTTAGTGGGGCCGTTGGCCTTGCTTCCGCCTGGGGTGCGCTAGAACTGTTGGAATGGGTCGCGATGGATACCCTCTTCATTTTGCGTCCCTCGGAACTGTCTGACGGACGCATTCTGCTGGTCACCGTTGAAGAAACGGATATTCGTGCTTTAGGGGGCTGGCCCCTGTCCGATGCCATCTTAGCTGACGTTCTGGAGACCTTGGCCGCTGAATCTCCCCGTGTGATTGGCTTAGATCTCTATCGGGATCTGCCCCAAAACCCCGGTCATGATCGCTTAGAGGCCTTAATGAGGGAGTTACCAAACCTCATCGGCGTGGAAAAGGGGTTGGGAGGTGGACGGGTGGCCCCACCCCCGAGTCTGGCCGAGCGCGATCGCGTGGCCTTAGCCGATGTCCCCCAGGACCGAGATGGGACCATTCGCCGCATGATTGTGTCGGCGCCTGTGGATGAGGAGATTAAACTAGGATTTGCCACCCAGGTGAGTCTGTTCTACCTAGAACAACTGGGGATTATCTTAGAGTCGACCAATCCACAACAGCATCACTATCAACTGGGACGGGCCCAATTTTTCCCCTTAACCGGTGTGGAAGGGGGCTATTCCGCTCGGGATCTCGGCGGCTATCAAGTTTTTCTCAACTATCGTCACCCTGTCCATGAGTTTGATCAGGTTTCCGTCTCGGAGCTGTTGGAGGGAGGTGTGGCCCCGGAGTTGATTCGCGATCGCGCCGTCCTCATTGGCTCGAACGCCGAGAGTATTAACGATTTCTTTCAGACTCCCTATAGTCAAGCCCTATATCAGTCCCGCCTCGATTCCCCGGTTACCTCGAATAGTCCAATTCCCAACTATCAGATGAGTGGGGTGGAAATTCATGCCCATGGGGTCAGTCAAATTCTCAGTAGTGCCTTGGAGGGTCGGCCTCTGATTCGCTTTTGGCATCAGACGGGTGAATGGGTTTGGATTCTCGTTTGGACGATGGCGGGAACCTATGGAACCTGGATGGGACTGGTTCGACAGCCCTTTAAGGAGCGGTCTGCCTGGCTGTATCCCGTGATGTTGATGATCTCGGGGTCTCTGGCTTTGGGGGCGATCGCCTATATTAGTCTGCTCGGGGGTTGGCTCATTCCCACCGTCTCGCCCCTCGTTGCCCTCGTCTTGAGTACGGCCCTGAGCAGTAATGCCTATCAGCAACAGCAACTGCGACGCTTCACCCAACGACTCCAGGAATATTCCACCGATTTAGAAGAGCAAGTCCGCCAGCGAACCCAGGAACTCGAAACCGCTCGACAAGCCGCCGACTCCGCTAATCTGGCGAAAAGTGAGTTTCTGGCCAACATGAGTCATGAGTTGCGCACCCCTCTCAACGGGATTCTTGGCTATGCTCAAATCCTGCAACAGGCCAAGGATCTCAACAGTCACCGTCGAGGGGTTGGGGTAATTTATCAATGTGGAACCTACCTGCTTGAACTTATCAATGATATTCTTGACCTCTCTAAGATAGAAGCCCGTAAACTCGAACTTAACCCGAAACCGATTCCTCTAAAACCCTTTCTTATGCAAGCGGCACAAATGTTTAAGCCTGCTGCTGAAAAAAAGGGAATTGCTTTTTATTCTGACCTTGACCCCCAACTTCCTAAACTGGTAATCGCCGATGACAAGCGATTGCGACAAATCCTCGTAAACTTAATGAGTAATGCCGTTAAGTTTACAGAAAAAGGCTCGGTCAGTCTTCAAGTTCAAGTCCTTGACAGCCCCAATCCAGACTCTGATGTAACACCTAATGTTCGCCTAAAATTTTCTGTTACTGATACAGGGATTGGTATGACAGCAGAAGATTTGAAAACCGTATTGTTGCCATTTGAGCAAGTCAAAGAAGCCCAAAAACTCGCAGAAGGGACTGGGTTAGGCTTAGCTATTTGTTGCCAACTGATTCGTTTGATGGGGTCAAGGCTCAACGTCGAGAGTCAACCTGGACAAGGGAGTTGTTTTCAGTTTGAATTGACCTTACCCACCTTAGATGCTGCTAGTACCCCAATTCTCTCTCGGGACTATTCCAAAATCACAGCCGTCTCAGGGGTTGCCCCTTGTTTACTGCTCGTCGATCCCTCCGCCGATAGCCGTAGCATCCTGGCGGCCCTGTTGACTCCCCTAGGCTTCACAATCCTAGAGGCGGCGACGGCCCAGGAGATTGTTGAGCACCTGCAACGGGCGAATTTGGACTTTGGCTGCGCTCAGCCCAGGGGTGAGGGTGGCCAAGCTACCCCCGATGCGATTATCCTGGAACTGGAGTTAGGGGACTCGGATGGTGTCGCCGTCATTGAGTCTCTACGGGAGCCTCAACTGGACTGTCAACTGCCGATTATTGCCGTGTCTAGTCATGTGTTTAGTGATGCTCGGCAACGCAGCTTAGATGCAGGAGCAACTGCATTTCTGACTAAACCATTCCATCGTAATGATGTCTTACTGGTTTTAGAGCGTCATCTCCAATTACGCTGGGTCTTGCAAGAGGAAGCGGACCCCCACTCATCGGATCAGGTGCAACAGGTTGAGGAGACCTGTCCCCCGGATCTCATTCCAGAGTCTATATTAGAAGAACTCTTGCACTTAGCTCGCAAAGGAAATTTGAAAGATTTGAAACGCCGCGCCGAGGAACTGCAAAACGAACAGCCCCATCTAAGTCCCTTTGCGGATCATCTGAAGCATTTGGCCAGTCAGTATCAGGAACGGGCCTTATGTGAGTTTTTAATTGACTACCAAGCGCAACAATAA
- a CDS encoding CHAT domain-containing protein, whose product MLLMLGFWTTTRVQPQEIPGFLQADRSIPRLGLPINRPSWELGDTLDPTLSLMPACAADEGNHLVLSGRGGVPSDPRHLLRGRASAVLSPSVLWLDEFPEELGQDVPGETLAELRDLNRRGQELVQRGQSLAALEVWQEAEQAYEQAGIEMGRWASRLNQIEQLGALGRYPLALNGLISILPELEALSPSPLTVQAYGMLGELLQIMAEPEQSRAMLEEGLRLAEELGDSRLVAQLQFGLANGYSHQQQFSEAIRVYEKVIELSASDESLESLALQARLNRLRILLLRKELTAAEAALGEIEADLRSRPPSRLTSYGRINLSESLLQWDAIAHQELAAQQLSQAAAEAESLGDLRAESYALGRLGQLYETEQQWPLALQKTQRALSLAQSLDGRDLTVLWQWQLARILAAQGERSQAIELYRDTVEVLSQLRLDLLGLDPELQFPYRQQIEPVYHGLVQLLLQSAEEVEPAQKQAYLREAQSTLISLRLSELDNFFRETCLAAEAIDLEALDESAAVFYTAILGDRLAVILSIAGELPIVYETQQPRSQLEESLELMLQSINPAVAQEDRLERSAEVYDWLIRPVQGLLKEHDIETLVFVPDGSLRNIPLGALYDRTSGEYLIEQYAIALTQSLQLLETGSLAQGEFKALLGGLSEAHQGFTAIPAVESEVRHIAELIPGTQSLLNEDFTREALVAQSRNTDFNVIHLATHGQFSSRADDTFLLTWNGRINVKDLDLVLRAPTRLNPIDLLVLSACQTATGDDRATLGIAGFALRSGARSTLATLWSVQDDPTAELMVHFYEDLWRNEGRKKAESLRQAQLALLRSEDYHHPAYWSPFVLVGNWQ is encoded by the coding sequence ATGCTGCTAATGCTGGGGTTTTGGACGACCACAAGGGTGCAGCCTCAGGAAATTCCAGGTTTCTTACAAGCTGATAGGAGTATCCCTCGTCTGGGCTTGCCGATTAACCGGCCGTCCTGGGAGTTGGGGGATACCCTTGATCCGACCCTCTCGTTGATGCCGGCCTGTGCGGCGGATGAGGGGAATCATTTAGTTCTCTCGGGCCGGGGTGGGGTTCCGTCTGATCCGAGGCATCTGTTGCGGGGCAGGGCTTCGGCTGTGCTCAGCCCGAGTGTTCTCTGGCTAGATGAGTTTCCTGAGGAGTTGGGGCAAGACGTGCCAGGGGAGACGCTGGCTGAGTTGCGAGATCTCAATCGTCGGGGTCAGGAGTTGGTACAACGGGGTCAGTCTTTGGCGGCGTTGGAGGTTTGGCAAGAGGCGGAACAGGCCTATGAGCAGGCGGGGATAGAAATGGGGCGTTGGGCCAGCCGCCTCAATCAAATTGAGCAATTGGGGGCATTGGGACGCTATCCTCTGGCTCTCAACGGGTTAATTTCAATTCTGCCTGAGTTGGAGGCCTTATCTCCCTCTCCCTTAACGGTTCAGGCTTATGGGATGTTGGGGGAACTGTTGCAAATTATGGCGGAACCGGAGCAGTCCCGGGCGATGTTGGAGGAGGGACTAAGGTTAGCTGAGGAGTTGGGGGACTCGCGGCTGGTGGCTCAGCTTCAGTTTGGTTTGGCTAATGGTTACAGCCATCAACAGCAGTTCTCGGAGGCAATTCGGGTCTATGAGAAGGTGATTGAGCTGTCCGCTTCTGATGAGTCTTTGGAGTCTTTGGCGTTGCAGGCTCGTTTGAATCGGCTGCGGATTTTGCTGTTACGGAAGGAGTTGACGGCGGCTGAGGCGGCGTTGGGGGAGATTGAGGCGGATTTGCGATCGCGCCCCCCGTCTCGTCTGACGAGTTATGGCCGTATTAATTTGAGTGAGAGTCTGTTGCAATGGGATGCGATCGCCCATCAGGAGTTAGCGGCTCAACAGTTAAGCCAAGCGGCGGCGGAGGCCGAGAGTTTAGGGGATTTGCGGGCGGAGTCTTATGCTCTGGGTCGTTTGGGACAATTGTATGAGACGGAGCAGCAGTGGCCGCTGGCATTACAGAAGACGCAACGGGCCCTGAGTTTGGCTCAAAGTCTGGATGGACGGGATTTAACGGTGTTGTGGCAATGGCAACTGGCCCGGATTCTGGCAGCTCAGGGGGAGCGATCGCAGGCAATTGAACTCTACCGAGATACCGTGGAGGTGTTAAGTCAGTTGCGTTTGGATTTATTGGGGTTAGATCCTGAGCTTCAGTTTCCCTATCGTCAGCAGATTGAACCGGTGTATCACGGGTTGGTGCAGCTATTACTCCAGTCAGCGGAGGAGGTGGAGCCAGCTCAGAAACAGGCCTATTTGCGAGAGGCTCAAAGCACTCTGATTTCTCTGCGGCTGTCGGAGTTAGATAATTTTTTCCGTGAAACTTGTCTAGCGGCCGAGGCGATTGATTTAGAGGCGTTGGATGAGTCAGCGGCGGTTTTTTATACGGCGATCTTAGGCGATCGCCTGGCGGTGATTCTCTCGATCGCAGGGGAGTTACCCATTGTCTATGAAACCCAGCAACCTCGCTCTCAATTAGAGGAGAGTTTAGAGTTGATGTTGCAGTCGATCAATCCGGCGGTGGCGCAGGAGGACCGCTTAGAGCGATCGGCCGAGGTTTATGATTGGCTGATTCGGCCCGTTCAGGGGCTGTTAAAGGAGCATGACATCGAAACCCTGGTGTTTGTCCCCGATGGGAGTTTGCGCAATATTCCCCTGGGGGCGTTGTACGATCGCACCTCGGGGGAGTATTTGATTGAGCAATATGCGATCGCCCTCACCCAGAGTCTTCAGCTTCTGGAAACGGGGTCTTTGGCCCAGGGAGAGTTTAAGGCGCTTCTGGGGGGACTGAGCGAGGCCCATCAAGGATTCACCGCTATTCCCGCTGTGGAGTCAGAAGTGCGTCATATTGCTGAGTTGATTCCGGGAACTCAATCTCTGCTCAATGAAGACTTTACCCGGGAGGCTCTGGTGGCTCAGAGTCGTAATACGGACTTTAATGTGATTCATTTGGCGACCCATGGCCAGTTCAGTTCGCGGGCTGATGATACGTTTCTGTTGACGTGGAACGGACGAATTAACGTGAAAGACTTGGATTTGGTGTTGCGAGCGCCCACTCGTCTCAATCCTATTGATTTACTGGTTTTAAGTGCTTGTCAAACGGCGACGGGAGATGATCGCGCGACTCTAGGAATTGCGGGGTTTGCGCTGCGGTCTGGGGCCCGGAGTACCTTGGCCACGTTATGGTCGGTGCAAGATGACCCCACAGCGGAGTTAATGGTTCACTTTTATGAGGACCTTTGGCGCAATGAGGGTCGGAAGAAAGCGGAGAGTCTGCGTCAAGCTCAGTTAGCGTTGTTACGCTCTGAGGATTATCATCATCCGGCGTATTGGTCGCCTTTTGTGTTGGTGGGGAATTGGCAATAG
- a CDS encoding DUF928 domain-containing protein, with translation MTFVPPNQEAPQQTRGGASRGGVTFVPPNDDPPVNTSGAGSRDTHSRLTALLPGDRYGQTTRPHPSFLVYVPTTSARLAFFSVLSETGQHHYQGYLPISEMGVVQVQLPKEAPELEEGKTYQWHFALVTEERLRPDSPRVSGWVTRVAPHSDIQEVTDQSKGRRSLSLASAYGRHGIWYDALSTLADLRQERPAVTEIRQSWDSLLDQVGLAAIANQPVFDLSDSRVP, from the coding sequence GTGACCTTTGTCCCTCCCAATCAGGAGGCCCCCCAGCAGACCCGAGGGGGAGCCTCCCGAGGGGGGGTGACCTTTGTCCCCCCAAACGATGATCCACCGGTCAATACCAGTGGCGCTGGCTCTCGGGACACTCACTCGCGTCTGACGGCCTTACTGCCAGGCGATCGCTATGGTCAGACAACCCGCCCTCATCCCAGTTTCCTCGTGTATGTGCCGACGACATCAGCTCGTCTGGCCTTTTTTAGTGTTCTCAGCGAGACCGGCCAACATCATTATCAGGGCTATCTCCCCATTTCTGAGATGGGCGTTGTACAGGTGCAGCTTCCTAAGGAGGCTCCAGAACTCGAAGAGGGGAAAACCTACCAATGGCATTTTGCCCTCGTTACGGAAGAGCGCCTACGTCCTGACAGTCCGCGAGTCTCGGGCTGGGTGACGCGGGTGGCCCCCCATTCAGACATTCAAGAGGTGACAGACCAAAGTAAAGGACGGCGATCGCTGTCCTTGGCCAGTGCTTATGGTCGTCATGGAATTTGGTACGATGCCTTGAGTACCTTGGCGGACTTACGACAGGAGCGTCCCGCCGTGACAGAGATTCGTCAATCATGGGATTCCCTCCTCGACCAAGTAGGCTTAGCCGCGATCGCCAACCAACCTGTTTTTGATCTTTCAGACTCACGAGTCCCATGA